From Elusimicrobiota bacterium:
GCCTCTACGCCTTGAACGAGAGCAACGTGGACTGGGCGGTCGTCGACGAGGTCAAAGGTGACCCGGCCCTGCTGGCCAAGCTCGCGGTGGCGGACCAGGCCGACCGGCAGGCGGTCAACTACAAGGCCCTCTGGAGCCGCGAGGAAGCGGTGGCGCAGGAGGCCTACCGCAATTTCCAGCGCGACCACATGTCGCGCGGCACCTCCCGGTCCAAGGACTATCTGGCCTTCCTCAAGGAGAACGCCTACTGGCTCAACGACTACGCGGAGTTCATGACTTTGTCCCGGATCATCGGCAAGCCGTCCTTGCAGTGGACCAAGAACGAAGAGACCGGCGCCCGGCACGATCCGCGCTTCATCCTGCTCAAGAACACCCATTTCTATGCCCAATGGAACGCCTTCCGGCAGTTCGGCGACGCCATGGACACGATCCACCAGGCGGGCGGCCACGTGCTCTTCGACATCCCCATGTTCCGCGCCAAGAACTCGGTGGACTCCTGGAAGCATCCCGAGTACTTCAAGGACCTCAAGACCCGCAACCCGGGGATCAAGAACCAGTGGATCAACGAGGACTGGCTGGACCTGGCCCTGTGGGATTGGACCAGGCTCAAGGGCGAGGGCTACCGGCCCATGCTCGAGCCGTTCCGCCACTGGCTCAACCTGGGCTTCGACGGCGCGCGGGTGGACGCTCTGCATTTCGCCTACAATTTCGGCAACGGCCAACTGGCCAGCGGCGACGAGCCGGGAGACGATTACGTCTCCGCTTTGGGTGAGGTGCTCAAGGCCGGCGACGCCTTCCCCCTGGCCGAGGCTTTCGAGGGCAAGGCCGACAACGCGCAGCGCTACGGCTTCGTCACGGTGTACGGGGATTGGAAGAAGCTGAGCTCGCACGACGACCCCCGCAGCGAGGGCTTCATGGCGCGCCTGCTGGACCTGAGCCGGCAGGGCGGCTCCGGCAAGAACGGCCGATTCGTGGGCTACACCTTGGGCGACGAGTGGAACGACCCGGTCCCGGTGAAGGTGGTCAAGGACGGCAATTCCTACTGGCGCTACCGCATCCCCTTGCCTGCGGACCCCGACTACAAGAGCCGGGCGCGCGCCGACAACCGCGGACAGATGGGGGGCTGGAAGGCCATGCAGGAAGGCAACGTCTGGAAGGCCGCAGAATCGCTCTGGACCGCCTTCAAGGCCGCGGGCGACACGTTCGTGAAGCACTTCAACGGCTCCGTGCAGATCTGGGCCGCGAGCCTGGACTGGTTCCAAGAGGAATGGGGCCGCGACACCTTCATCTCCTTGCCGGGCCTGCTGCTCTCCACCGGCCGCTCCGCCGAGGCCAAGGAGAACATGCGCAACTTCGCCAGGTACGAGCACAACGGGCTGATCCCGAACCGCATCTGGGACGCTTCGCGCTGGTCGCCGGCCAAGCCCGACGGGGTGGAGTACAACACGGTGGACGGCTCCATGTGGTTCGTGCAGGCGGTCAAGAAGTACGCGGAGACCACCCAGGACGCCGCTTTCGTCGCGGAGATGCTGCCGGTCCTGCGGCGCGTGATGGAGCGCTACGCTTCGGGCACGGGCTACGACCGCTACGGCCGCTTCAACCGGATCTATATGGACACGGACGGGCTGATCGTGAGCCCGGCCCAGGCCACCTGGATGGACGCCGACCCGGAGGGACGCGACCAGCCCGTGACACCGCGCAACGGCAAGGCCGTGGAGATCAACGCCCTTTGGTACGCGAACCTGCGCTTCCTGGCCCGGCTGGAGCGCCAAGCCGGCCGCGACGCCGCGGCCCGGGCCTTGGACTCCCGCGCGGACCTGGCCAAGAAGTCCTTCAACGAGAAATTCTGGTTCGCCACCGAGGACAACAAGAAGGCCTGGGGCGGCTCGGGCGGGGCTCTGGCCGACGTGGTGGAAGGCGACCCGCACGGGCAGGCGATCCGGCCGAACATGCTCTTCGCGGTGAGCGCCGGCGAGGACCTGCTCAGCCCGGAGCGGCAGGCGGCCGTGGTGCAGGCCGCGACCCGGGATTTGTTGACGCCTTACGGGATGCGCACCCTGTCTTACCGCGACAGCGGCTATCACGCGACCTACGACACCTCGAAGCCTCCGCTCGAGAAGGACCAGGCCTACCACCAGGGCACGGTGTGGCCTTGGCTGCTGGGCTCCTACGTGGACGCCTTGGCGCGCGTGCGCCGGGCCCAGGGCTGGGACGAAGGCCGCATCCGCGAAGAAGTCGGCGGGATCATGACTCCCTTGGCCGAGTTCCTGGTGAGCCGGCCCGAGGGGTCATTGCCCGAGGTCTTCGACGGCGGCCGGCCGCAGGAAGCCCTGCAGCGCTTCTCCTTGGCCGACCCGCTGGGCCTGCGCGACGTCATCGTCAAGATCCTGCGCGGCCAGAACCGGGGCGGCACGCGCGCGCAGGCCTGGAGCGTGGCCGAGGCCATCCGCGTGCTGGCGGAGTACGGCCTGGCCCCCATCGCCCCGCGGCCGTAGCCCTACGGCTCGCAGCAGAGCATCGTCCCCAGGTCGGGGAGGTCGAAGGGCTTGGGCATGAATGAGCCGAGCTTGGCTTTCCTGACCTTGGTCTCGTTGGCGGGCTCGCCGCTCATCATCACGACCTTGAGGGGGGGGTCCTGGTCCCGCAGGCGCCTGGCGACCTCGATGCCGTCGGGCCCGCCGCCCAGGTCCACGTCGGCCAGGAGCATGTGGAACTTGCCGACCTCGAAGGCCTCCAGGGCCGCCGCGCCGCTGCCGGCGGCGACCACCTCCCAGCCCAGCTTGGTTCTGAAGTAGAAGCTGAGCAGCTCCAGCAGCGAGGCCTCGTCCTCCACGATCAGGATGCGTTTGGGCTCCACGGCCATAGGTCCGATAAGTATAGGGTCGGACCCGAGGAATTTCAAGGGGGGGCCCTAGGATTTGACCGGATTCTATTCGCGGCGCGGCTCGGCCCCGGGCTGCTCGAAGAGCTGCAGCAGGCAGAAGAGGACGCCCTTGTCGTGGGGCTTGTCCCCGATGCGCTCGGAGGCGAGCCGGCGCAGGCCGAGGCGCTCCACCCGCAGCCCGTAGTCCTCGCGCACGGCCAGATCCGCGGCGGTCCCGTAGCCGTGGGCGAGCAGGAGCCGGCCGCCCGGCTCCAGGCGGGAGAGCAGGCGCTTGAGGAACAGCTCGAAGGCCTTCTCATACGAGGGCCCCTTGGTCGGGGCCGGCAGGTAGTAGAGCACCTCGGCCATCACCATGAGGTCGTAGGACTTCTCGGGCTGCCAGGTCCGCACGTTGGCCTGCACCCACTCCACGTGCGGCGCCCCCACCAGCCGGCGCGCCCGGCCCAAAGCGGCCTCGGAGAGGTCGAGGGCGGTCACCTTGTCGCAGATCCCGGCCAAAGACCTGGTGAAGTGCCCCTCGGCGCAGCCCACCTCCAGGGCGCTGCGGAAGCGCCGGCCCGCGAGCAGCCCGGCCATGCGCTCGAAGCGCGTCAGCTCGTAGGGGGAGGTGGCGTACTCGTAGGGGTCCGCACCCCGCCGGAACACGCGCCGTAGCTTGTCCCGGGCCGTGAAGTCATGGCGGGCCAGCATGAGGCGCTCAAGCAGCTTGAGGTCGTAGCGGGCGACCAGGCTCTGGACCCACCTGGCCTCGATGAGGCGCTTGAGCATCCCCGGGATTCTAGCAATTATCGTCCGGCGCCGGTCCGGAGCTCCGCGCTACGGCTGCGCTTGCGGCGGCGCCTGCGGCGGCAGCTTCTTTCCCGGCGGCAGCTTCTGCCCCTGTGGCGGCGGCGGCAGCTTCTTTGCTGGCGGCAGCTTCTGCTCCTGCGGCGGCGGCGGCGCCTGCAAGGCTCCCTTGCAATCGATGACGGACTTCTTGAAATTCTCGCGATGCAGCGTCTCGCAGTCGGTGACGCTGTCGTTGAGGATGTTCTCGAGGAACTCCTTCTCGCTCCGGATCTTATCGACGGCCTCGGGTTGGGACGATTCGGCCGAGACGAGCTGGCCTGCGAGCGCCTTCTTGGCGGCCTTGAGGTAGGCGAGCTTGGCGGTCAGGCGCTTGAGCTTGACGACCATGGCCTTCTCACCGGCGGAGTCGAGGGTCTTGCCCGCCGCGTCATTGAGCTTGGACTTCCAGGCCTTGTCGATCGCGACCCTGTCGCCGACCTCCTTGAGCACTGCCTTGCCGGTCGTGGGATTCTTCATGTCCTCGGGATCGCAGGCGACGACCTTCCCGGCCTGCGCCTTGCAGGCCACCACGGTCTCGACCTTGCCTTCGACCTCGGGGCCTTCGACCTCCACGCCGATGAGGACGTCTGGGCCCGCGCCCTTGGCGGCCTGGTCCTTGGCGGGGGGACCTTTCTGGGCTTGGTCGGAGCCCTGGGCTTTGTGGCCGGGCTCATCGGCGCAGGCGGCCGGCGACGACAAGAACGCGGCGCAAAGGACGGCGAAGATGGTCTTCATTCGTTCCTCCGGTGCGGCAGCGATGCTCCCACCGGCCAACTATAGCAGAAAGGCGCAGACCTGGCAAACCGGGATCAGCCCCCCGGCTCCATCCTCAAGGCCGGCCGGTTAACCGAGATTTTATCCGGACTTTACCGGATATTTTGTTTTCCGCAACAAATCCCTCGGCGCGAGGGCCTAAAATATACCGCCGGACCTGGTCCGGCGGTATATGCGGAGACTGCTCCTCGTCGAAGACGACGCCGATGCCTGCAGCTTCATCAAGTACGTGCTGGAGCAGGAGGAGTTCGACGTCCAGGTGGCGCGCACCGCGGGGGAGGCCCGCGCGGCTCTGGCGGGCAGCCCTGCGGACCTGGTCGTGATAGACCGCGGGCTGCCGGACGGCGACGGCATCGAGCTCTGCCGGGAGATGCGGGAGCGGCCCAACTTGGCGCGCACCCGCGTCATGTTCCTGACCGCGAGCAAGACCCCCGCCGACATCGAGGACGGCTTCGCCGCGGGCGCCGACGACTACCTGAGCAAGCCCTTCAGCTTCATCGAGTTCTTGGCCCGCATCAAGGCCCTGCTGCGGCGCGACCCCGGCTCCGGCGAGCTCCTGACCGAGCCCGACGGCGCGGCTTCCTGAGACCCGGGCCGGCCAGCCGGTCGATGGCTTCCAGATAGGAGCCGATCCCTTTGCCGCTGATCGCGGCTAGGCAGGCCGGGGCGATGACCGAGCGGCGGCGGAAGGGCTCGCGTCTCTTGACGTCCGTCAGATGGACTTCGATGGTGGCGACGCCGATGGCGGCCACCGCGTCGCGCAGAGCGTAGGAGTAGTGCGCATAGGCGCCCGGGTTGAAGACCACGCCTTGGGCCCAGCGGCGGTTCTTGTGCAGCAGGTCGATCAAAGTCCCCTCGCAGTTGGACTGGTAGATGCGCAAGGTCGCTCTGCGTTTCCTGGCGTAGGCGCGCAGATGGGCGTTGAGCTGGGCCAAGGTCATGGTGCCGTAGACCTTGGGCTCGCGCTCTCCCAGCAGGTTCAGGTTGGGGCCGTGCAGGACCAATATCCTCATCTGAGTCCTCCTAGGATGAAGCGCACCGCCTCGCGCACTTCGCGCTCCGGCACGCGGTCGGTGACGTAGGGCCGGCCCACGGACTTGAGCAGCACGAAGCGTAGCCGCCCCCGGCGGGCCTTCTTGTCGCGGCGCAGGATCGCCATCACCGCCGATTCGCTCAGGCGCAGCCGGGGCACGGGGAAGGACTCGAGGCAGTCGGCCAGGCGCGAGAGCCGCAGCGCGGCGCGCATGCCGCAGACCACGGCCTCGCCGTGGCGCAGCCGGCCCGCGGCCGCCGTCTCCAGGGCGTGGCCGATCGTGTGCCCGAAATTGAGGACCTCGCGTATGCCCTTGGTCTCGCGCTCGTCCTTGGCGACGACGCGGAACTTGAGCGCCGCGCAACGCCTGACCACCGGCTCGAGTCCGCGGGCCGGCCTCAGCAGCGCCGGGTCGCAGATCAGGCCGTATTTGAGGACCTCTCCGAGGCCCGAGGCCAGCTCCCGCAGGGGCAAGGTGTCCAGGAAGTCCGTGTCGCAGACCACGGCCCGGGGCTGGTGGAAGGCTCCCACGAGGTTCTTGCCCTCGGCCAGGTCGATGGCGGTCTTGCCGCCGATGCCGGCGTCCACCTGGCCCACGAGGGTCGTGGGCATGCCGATCCAGGCTATGCCGCGCATGTAGACCGCGGCGGCAAAGCCCGCAGCGTCGGTGACCGAGCCTCCGCCCAGGGCCAGGAGGACCGAGTCCCGGCCCAGGCCTTGGCGCAGCATGTGTTTCATGAGCTTTGCGACCGCGTCCCAGGTCTTGGCCTTTTCGCCTCCGGGCAGGAGGTGCAGGCTGGTCCGGGCCCCGGCGCGGCGCAGGGCCTTGGCGACCGGCGCACCGTGCAGGCGCCAGGCCTTGGGCTCGGAGACCAGCATGAGGCGTGTGCGGGGGGGGAGCCCCTTGAGCCAGCGCCGGGGCTGCTGGGCCAGACCGCGTCCGACGAGGATCATGGGGCTCATCATAGCAAACCCCCTATCTGCGCGGCGGCCTGGGCCGGGGTCCGACGAGTCGTCGAGACCACCCGGTCCGCGTCCCGGTAAAGCCCTCGTCTCCGGGCCAGAAGACGGCGCAGTCTCTCCCGCCGCCCCGCTCCTGCGCCCAAGAGGGGACGCTTGCCGTCGTCCGGGCGCAGGCGCGACCACAGCGCCGCCTCAGAGCAGCTCAGGCTCACCAGGAGGCCGGTCTTGCGGACCAGGAGCCGGTTGGAGCGCCGCAGGAGCGTGCCGCCGCCCAGAGCCACCACCGCCGCCTTGCGCGCCGCGGCGCGGCGCAGCGCGGCCGACTCCAGGCGGCGGAATGATCGCTCTCCCCTCTGGAAGAGCTCGCGGATGGGCCTTCCCGCGGCGCGCTCGACTTCGCTGTCGAGGTCCACGAAGGGCCGCCGCAGCCTGCGGGCGAGGCTGCGGCCGACCGAGGTCTTGCCCGCGCCCATGAAGCCGGTCAGGTAGATGAGGTCAGGCATTTCCGGGGGTCACTTCCTGAGCGACCGCAGGCGCGGCAGGATCTCCCGCATGGAGTCGCCGCCTGTCTTATCGAGCAAGGCGTCGGCCAGGACCAAGGCGACCAAGGCCTCGGAGATGACGGCCGCCGCGGGCACGGCGCACACGTCCGAGCGCAGCACCGGCGCCGGGGCGGCCCGGCCGGTCCGGAGGTCCACGGAAGGCAGGGGCTTCATCAAGGTGGGGAGGGGCTTCATGGCCGCGCTCAGGAGCAGGGGCTCGCCCGTGGTCATGCCCCCGTCTATGCCTCCGGAGCGGTTGCTGCGATAGGCGGCCCGGCCCGCCTTCCAGTAGTAGGGGTCCAGAGCCCGGGAACCGGGGAGGGCCGCGGCCTCGAAGCCCAGGCCCACGGCCACGGCCTTGATGCCGTTGAGAGCCATGAGCGCCGCGGCCAGGCGCCCGTCGAGACGCCGGTCCCAATGGGCATAGCTGCCCAAACCCGGGGGCAGGCCG
This genomic window contains:
- a CDS encoding 3-dehydroquinate synthase; protein product: MILVGRGLAQQPRRWLKGLPPRTRLMLVSEPKAWRLHGAPVAKALRRAGARTSLHLLPGGEKAKTWDAVAKLMKHMLRQGLGRDSVLLALGGGSVTDAAGFAAAVYMRGIAWIGMPTTLVGQVDAGIGGKTAIDLAEGKNLVGAFHQPRAVVCDTDFLDTLPLRELASGLGEVLKYGLICDPALLRPARGLEPVVRRCAALKFRVVAKDERETKGIREVLNFGHTIGHALETAAAGRLRHGEAVVCGMRAALRLSRLADCLESFPVPRLRLSESAVMAILRRDKKARRGRLRFVLLKSVGRPYVTDRVPEREVREAVRFILGGLR
- a CDS encoding SAM-dependent methyltransferase — translated: MLKRLIEARWVQSLVARYDLKLLERLMLARHDFTARDKLRRVFRRGADPYEYATSPYELTRFERMAGLLAGRRFRSALEVGCAEGHFTRSLAGICDKVTALDLSEAALGRARRLVGAPHVEWVQANVRTWQPEKSYDLMVMAEVLYYLPAPTKGPSYEKAFELFLKRLLSRLEPGGRLLLAHGYGTAADLAVREDYGLRVERLGLRRLASERIGDKPHDKGVLFCLLQLFEQPGAEPRRE
- a CDS encoding shikimate kinase (catalyzes the formation of shikimate 3-phosphate from shikimate in aromatic amino acid biosynthesis) translates to MPDLIYLTGFMGAGKTSVGRSLARRLRRPFVDLDSEVERAAGRPIRELFQRGERSFRRLESAALRRAAARKAAVVALGGGTLLRRSNRLLVRKTGLLVSLSCSEAALWSRLRPDDGKRPLLGAGAGRRERLRRLLARRRGLYRDADRVVSTTRRTPAQAAAQIGGLL
- a CDS encoding response regulator transcription factor, which gives rise to MRRLLLVEDDADACSFIKYVLEQEEFDVQVARTAGEARAALAGSPADLVVIDRGLPDGDGIELCREMRERPNLARTRVMFLTASKTPADIEDGFAAGADDYLSKPFSFIEFLARIKALLRRDPGSGELLTEPDGAAS
- a CDS encoding response regulator yields the protein MEPKRILIVEDEASLLELLSFYFRTKLGWEVVAAGSGAAALEAFEVGKFHMLLADVDLGGGPDGIEVARRLRDQDPPLKVVMMSGEPANETKVRKAKLGSFMPKPFDLPDLGTMLCCEP
- a CDS encoding 4-alpha-glucanotransferase yields the protein MSQSNSRNGLRKALSALIINALLFTQQGFALQAFAQTKVEAVTAAPGTGSVGSVGTSLGSASSLSGANLAPAAILTLSQPGLSAVPTVIPQVANPAPILSAGPAPVAAPAASPVPAKAATSARLTKVAESLQPELKTLAGPEAQADQAQGAGERVMAKALGQSTQDLPELAEPASAAGTSYSGAKVHAALRKGAQGPAARQGRDGSWWKDPASQHVAVTVPLYALRRAEGDPGIGKFTDFGAYYRDVLAAQGVDTIHLLPHFAVLDESPYAPVSLYALNESNVDWAVVDEVKGDPALLAKLAVADQADRQAVNYKALWSREEAVAQEAYRNFQRDHMSRGTSRSKDYLAFLKENAYWLNDYAEFMTLSRIIGKPSLQWTKNEETGARHDPRFILLKNTHFYAQWNAFRQFGDAMDTIHQAGGHVLFDIPMFRAKNSVDSWKHPEYFKDLKTRNPGIKNQWINEDWLDLALWDWTRLKGEGYRPMLEPFRHWLNLGFDGARVDALHFAYNFGNGQLASGDEPGDDYVSALGEVLKAGDAFPLAEAFEGKADNAQRYGFVTVYGDWKKLSSHDDPRSEGFMARLLDLSRQGGSGKNGRFVGYTLGDEWNDPVPVKVVKDGNSYWRYRIPLPADPDYKSRARADNRGQMGGWKAMQEGNVWKAAESLWTAFKAAGDTFVKHFNGSVQIWAASLDWFQEEWGRDTFISLPGLLLSTGRSAEAKENMRNFARYEHNGLIPNRIWDASRWSPAKPDGVEYNTVDGSMWFVQAVKKYAETTQDAAFVAEMLPVLRRVMERYASGTGYDRYGRFNRIYMDTDGLIVSPAQATWMDADPEGRDQPVTPRNGKAVEINALWYANLRFLARLERQAGRDAAARALDSRADLAKKSFNEKFWFATEDNKKAWGGSGGALADVVEGDPHGQAIRPNMLFAVSAGEDLLSPERQAAVVQAATRDLLTPYGMRTLSYRDSGYHATYDTSKPPLEKDQAYHQGTVWPWLLGSYVDALARVRRAQGWDEGRIREEVGGIMTPLAEFLVSRPEGSLPEVFDGGRPQEALQRFSLADPLGLRDVIVKILRGQNRGGTRAQAWSVAEAIRVLAEYGLAPIAPRP
- a CDS encoding 3-dehydroquinate dehydratase — translated: MRILVLHGPNLNLLGEREPKVYGTMTLAQLNAHLRAYARKRRATLRIYQSNCEGTLIDLLHKNRRWAQGVVFNPGAYAHYSYALRDAVAAIGVATIEVHLTDVKRREPFRRRSVIAPACLAAISGKGIGSYLEAIDRLAGPGLRKPRRRARSGARRSRGRAAAGP